From a single Erpetoichthys calabaricus chromosome 1, fErpCal1.3, whole genome shotgun sequence genomic region:
- the prx gene encoding neuroblast differentiation-associated protein AHNAK isoform X22, with translation MAMPMEITVVQETLKKSELMEVVVETEAEAGARGFSVSGGGAQGIFVKEVLKDSPAAKALSLREGDQLLSARVYFDNVKYEDALKILQCAEPYKVSFLLKRNVPSADISTSSGSASLEVKGPKAKMPKLSVKSIAPLRKKKKKAKAGSRLSAEVTLPASGKFKREASPAKFELSPVDVEFAFPKFPKLKGVSKTTTEGDISLKSPEIQASVARRKKKKIRLPRMRVKDAAAARAVVDVDLKSPEGKVELGTPETKVKTKEKSTKFGISFPKTKKPKVDAGLSCLEASKGISPPGIKLKPPEVEFDFSLPTGKADSKTAKGEVSKEDVKIKTPKVELDFGLPSGKAEAKISHPDINVKDTMKEGIKFKAPKLDLDISLPKGKVEDTIAMPEAEVKSKDGFKFKPPKLDLDLSLPAGSVDSTEGDLDKDGRLRMPQVKIPKIGVSLPSAEFEGDTSKDRYKRDSYGKEDKHKAGLKMPSIDIDAPSLNIEIGLPTSKADSEGDVKFHPSEGSTGAGLKAPDVEIKMPKMTLPKFSGAEGEIKAPKTDVHRGKMEIEGPDFKLKGPKIKMPSFGVTLPTKTRDKSQAEHEHMIHEDGETGKIKLPTVKMPSIDISVPVPDVDLHLPKGKTSGPEAGIDKKIHHSQEELDIKMKMPKISIPKFSMFGKLETPSADVNVSPPKVDVKSPKADLTLRDIEVEGPSAKGANITMPKIDISLPKIKSPDMDLNMPELDIEGPSIKGPKISMPTVDISLPKMKHPEGHLDFEGPSVKGPNISMPTVDISLPKMKHPEGHLDIEGPSVKGPKISMPTVDISVPKMKHPEADLDIEGPFVKGPKISMPKFDISVPKIKHPEVDLNIEGPSVKGPKISMPTVDISVPKIKHPEVDLNIEGPSVKGPKIAMPTVDISLPKIKHPEADLDIEGPSVKGPKIAMPTVDISLPKMKHPEAHLDIEGPSVKGPKIAMPTVDISVPKMKHPEVDLNIEGPSVKGPKISMPKFDISLPKMKHPEADLDIEGPSVKGPKIAMPTVDISLPKMKHPEAGLDIDDLSVKGPKISMPKFDISLPKMKHPETDLDIEGPSVKGPKIAMPTVDISLPKMKHPEADLNIEGPSLKGPKISMPTVDISLPKMQHPEADLDIKGPSLKGPKISMPTVNISLPKMKHPEVDLDIQDPSLKGPKITMPEVDISLPKMKHPEVDLNAEGPSVKGPKIVMPTVDISLPTIKPSDTELDIEGPSLKGPKIGIPKVDISLPKRKSAEIGVSVPEGDTNLSMPSMKIPTIDINMPKIDLDLSISKTMEGASMELPESTTGRNFEGPDIHLKMPKISLPTFGVKDNAEAECKGDVKLPKAKVDKKASEFEGSKPKLPTIKVPGLDISVPEVPDVDINIKAPKSKSDYTVEGDISGKQHDFNIKGPNVKIEMPKLPKFKKDKSNVEVQPPHVDIESGDAKMKGLKIKMPKFGLSFPKGKLKEGEVDVSGQMKASGKMPEGKIKFPKEKHSMEMPDVNTDTTDGKIKLPSVALPSVDISAPKMDIDFSLPKGKRGDKEQVGLLKGEDERLSSGASFDVPDVSLKIPKFTLPKFAGKVKTDNVELDSKHLKADIQPSPAKVDIEGKFPSVEFDVDGKPKEKDMKIKMPKMKIPTFGITKKDEDVTVITPDVDTKIKKGKVQMKSPTIELEGPEGKVKSPKIKFPKFKISSPKTKLPDAEVKIGTEKGVKEGVQTPDVTIDMPKISMPKFGTKDGKMNVDVSVPEEGKLKMPSLEISLPTVSHKEGEVLLPKAEVDVSEADIKGYEGDLKIPKMPSLDISAPKFELDISLPKVKDDSALDPKLDIKAKKEGDLDGTDWKLKMPQVDLPKFGHKEKNINLELDIPAGKADAKIAKPEISISKASVDVPDFEMQGAEGRIKMPKIKMPKVDISLPKGDGVTESEDKITRPEFEDPAADGKIKLPSFGKLSAPTVKAPELDFELSLRKPKHETEIEGNWKGRKGAETDLGVTSEKSEYYIKMPKMKMPELSISGPQIKGSDLEIDVGLSKLDTGKEKIKGDLPKIQGSPGVTIKAPKIKAPKVDADVKAPEADIEGTSGKFKMKIPKFGLSTTKDEGEVNVDLQQETKFKVPDVGFSVTKDGDHSTNIDLSLPKDSKVKGPKKEGKLEVDLPSVELDIPEGGIKVPKLKIPKIGVMTSKEMLEGEVAFVSDSEEAEEKAKKHHFKFPNVEISSSKPKGYAEVDVKTSGRDMDLEGQTDGLKLKMPKITVPSVGFSDSKDQHYSTELITPDSDADIKIPKIDIKVPKIDINIPKVEIKAPAVNVKAPEEESLEMDEEHKSKVKLPEFGIALPSVTRLETETSDVKLKVKGPQIKVKNAEAISKSPQSDGDAEGPKMPKVKKAVFAFPRFNGADASLSHSQGEVNLGAGETKTRVPKIKMKPTFGKLRSKTKGAEVNGDAEEIDGEEDEKHKTGKMKIPKVTLAVSAKTSDGAGYHVNGQSDPASTNASQQDKSKFGKMKIPKIEFSSPYSKGAVDEGEAEMNMKLVKEEEASMSNGDSKGLKFKSPKITFSGFKKKTGKEEIEKPVSSSARTEMACLESGDKPISQSPKPKVSIGLFSSKSRGEYTVEQRTNGQEAQEESGKHHLEGRGDKSPKFKLPKFSLSPKSKGVLVITPESSPKASQRSSQQKEGEESSSGFKIQMPRVGFKSRQDEHTSEERIIMDDEDESVIIVSKTSKHTITESVTEKSTTI, from the exons GAGATCAGCTGCTTAGTGCCAGGGTGTACTTTGACAATGTCAAATATGAAGATGCCCTGAAGATTCTTCAGTGTGCTGAGCCATACAAAGTATCGTTCCTGCTGAAGCGCAACGTTCCCAGCGCAGACATCAGCACCTCGTCAGGCTCAGCCAGCCTGGAAGTCAAAGGTCCCAAAGCCAAGATGCCAAAACTG AGTGTTAAAAGCATTGCTCctttgagaaagaaaaagaagaaagccaAGGCCGGTTCAAGGTTAAGTGCAGAAGTAACTCTTCCTGCATCAGGCAAATTCAAGAGGGAGGCCTCACCAGCTAAGTTCGAGCTGAGTCCAGTGGATGTGGAATTTGCCTTCCCAAAATTTCCAAAGCTGAAAGGTGTGAGCAAGACAACCACGGAAGGCGATATTAGCCTCAAAAGTCCAGAGATACAAGCTAGCGTTGCAAGacggaagaaaaagaaaatcagattaCCTAGAATGAGAGTAAAagatgcagcagcagcaagagctgtggtggatgtggatctaaaatcACCAGAAGGGAAGGTAGAACTGGGTACCCCAGAAACTAAAgtcaaaactaaagaaaaatccacaaaattTGGAATTTCTTTTCCAAAAACTAAGAAACCAAAAGTTGATGCAGGACTTTCATGCTTAGAGGCAAGCAAAGGGATAAGTCCACCTGGAATCAAATTAAAGCCTCCAGAAGTAGAGTTTGACTTTAGCCTCCCAACTGGAAAAGCAGATTCTAAGACTGCTAAAGGGGAGGTGAGTAAGGAAGATGTCAAAATCAAGACGCCTAAAGTGGAGCTTGATTTTGGTTTGCCCTCAGGCAAAGCTGAAGCCAAAATATCCCACCCAGATATTAATGTTAAGGACACAATGAAAGAAGGCATTAAATTTAAAGCACCAAAACTTGATCTGGATATCAGTTTACCAAAAGGAAAGGTAGAGGATACAATAGCTATGCCAGAGGCTGAGGTGAAAAGTAAAGATGGTTTTAAATTTAAGCCGCCTAAATTGGATCTTGATCTTAGTCTGCCTGCAGGGAGTGTTGACTCAACTGAAGGAGACCTAGATAAGGATGGAAGGCTCAGAATGCCTCAAGTGAAGATTCCAAAAATAGGGGTTTCCTTACCATCTGCTGAATTTGAGGGTGACACTTCCAAAGACAGATACAAAAGAGATTCTTACGGCAAGGAAGACAAGCATAAAGCTGGACTAAAGATGCCGTCTATTGACATTGATGCGCCATCATTAAACATTGAAATTGGCTTGCCAACATCTAAAGCAGACAGTGAAGGAGATGTGAAATTTCATCCATCTGAGGGTAGTACAGGAGCTGGTTTGAAGGCTCCTGATGTTGAAATAAAAATGCCAAAGATGACACTTCCAAAATTTAGTGGAGCTGAGGGAGAAATTAAAGCTCCAAAGACAGACGTGCATCGTGGTAAAATGGAAATAGAAGGTCCAGATTTTAAACTAAAGGGGCCCAAAATAAAGATGCCATCATTTGGTGTTACCTTACCTACAAAGACAAGAGATAAATCTCAGGCAGAACATGAGCACATGATTCATGAAGATGGTGAAACAGGAAAAATTAAGTTACCAACTGTCAAAATGCCTTCCATTGATATCTCGGTGCCAGTTCCAGATGTGGACTTGCATCTTCCTAAAGGAAAGACAAGTGGACCAGAAGCTGGCATAGATAAAAAAATTCATCACAGCCAGGAAGAGTtggatataaaaatgaaaatgccaaAAATATCCATTCCAAAGTTCTCCATGTTTGGCAAGTTAGAAACACCATCAGCTGATGTAAATGTTTCCCCTCCTAAAGTAGATGTTAAATCTCCAAAAGCGGATCTGACTCTCAGAGACATTGAAGTTGAGGGGCCTTCTGCTAAAGGAGCTAATATAACAATGCCAAAAATTGATATTTCTCTACCCAAAATAAAGTCACCGGATATGGATCTGAACATGCCTGAACTAGATATAGAGGGTCCTTCCATAAAGGGGCCTAAGATATCCATGCCAACAGTTGACATTTCTCTTCCCAAAATGAAACATCCAGAAGGACACTTGGATTTTGAAGGTCCTTCGGTAAAGGGGCCTAATATATCAATGCCAACAGTTGACATTTCTCTTCCCAAAATGAAACATCCAGAAGGACACTTGGATATTGAAGGTCCTTCTGTAAAGGGGCCTAAGATATCAATGCCAACAGTTGACATTTCTGTACCAAAAATGAAACACCCAGAGGCAGATCTGGATATTGAAGGTCCTTTTGTTAAGGGTCCTAAGATATCAATGCCAAAATTTGACATTTCTGTACCAAAAATAAAACATCCAGAAGTAGATCTGAATATTGAAGGTCCTTCTGTAAAGGGGCCTAAGATATCAATGCCAACAGTAGACATTTCTGTACCAAAAATAAAACATCCAGAAGTAGATCTGAATATTGAAGGTCCTTCTGTAAAGGGCCCAAAGATAGCGATGCCAACAGTTGACATTTCCTTACCAAAAATTAAACATCCAGAAGCAGATCTGGATATTGAAGGTCCTTCTGTAAAAGGCCCAAAGATAGCCATGCCAACAGTTGACATTTCCTTACCAAAAATGAAACACCCAGAGGCACATCTGGATATTGAAGGTCCTTCTGTAAAGGGCCCTAAGATAGCCATGCCAACAGTTGACATTTCTGTACCAAAAATGAAACATCCAGAAGTAGACCTGAATATTGAAGGTCCTTCTGTTAAGGGTCCTAAGATATCAATGCCAAAATTTGACATTTCCTTACCAAAAATGAAACACCCAGAGGCAGATCTGGATATCGAAGGTCCTTCTGTAAAGGGTCCTAAGATAGCCATGCCAACAGTTGACATTTCCTTACCAAAAATGAAACACCCAGAGGCAGGTCTGGATATTGATGATCTATCTGTAAAAGGCCCTAAAATATCCATGCCAAAATTTGATATTTCCTTACCAAAAATGAAACACCCAGAAACAGATCTGGATATTGAAG GTCCTTCTGTAAAGGGCCCTAAGATAGCCATGCCAACAGTTGACATTTCCCTTCCCAAAATGAAACATCCGGAAGCAGATCTGAATATTGAAGGTCCTTCTCTAAAGGGGCCTAAGATATCAATGCCAACAGTTGATATTTCCTTACCAAAGATGCAACATCCAGAGGCAGACCTGGATATCAAAGGTCCTTCACTAAAAGGTCCTAAGATATCAATGCCAACAGTTAATATTTCCCTTCCCAAAATGAAACACCCCGAAGTAGATCTGGATATACAAGATCCTTCACTAAAAGGGCCTAAGATAACCATGCCAGAAGTTGACATTTCCCTACCCAAAATGAAACACCCTGAAGTAGACCTGAATGCTGAGGGTCCTTCTGTAAAGGGGCCTAAGATAGTGATGCCAACAGTTGACATTTCCCTTCCAACAATAAAGCCTTCAGACACAGAACTAGATATTGAGGGACCTTCTTTAAAAGGACCCAAAATAGGCATTCCAAAAGTTGACATCTCCCTTCCAAAACGAAAGTCAGCTGAAATAGGTGTGTCAGTGCCTGAAGGAGACACCAATCTCAGCATGCCATCAATGAAAATTCCAACCATTGACATCAACATGCCTAAAATAGATCTTGATTTAagtatttcaaagaccatggaaGGTGCAAGCATGGAGTTGCCTGAATCTACTACTGGTAGAAACTTCGAAGGACCTGACATCCATCTCAAAATGCCTAAAATTTCTTTGCCAACATTTGGAGTCAAAGATAATGCTGAAGCAGAGTGTAAAGGTGATGTGAAACTCCCAAAAGCAAAAGTTGATAAGAAGGCTTCTGAGTTTGAAGGTAGTAAACCAAAGCTACCTACAATTAAGGTTCCTGGACTTGATATCTCTGTACCAGAAGTGCCTGATGTGGATATCAATATTAAAGCACCAAAGAGTAAGAGTGATTATACTGTTGAAGGAGACATCAGTGGAAAACAACATGATTTCAACATCAAGGGTCCCAATGTTAAGATTGAAATGCCTAAACTTCCAAAATTCAAGAAGGATAAAAGTAATGTGGAAGTTCAACCACCTCATGTTGATATTGAAAGCGGTGATGCCAAAATGAAAGGACTTAAAATTAAGATGCCCAAATTtggcctttcctttcccaagggTAAACTAAAAGAAGGTGAAGTTGACGTTTCAGGACAGATGAAGGCCAGTGGGAAGATGCCAGAAGGGAAGATTAAATTCCCAAAAGAAAAGCATTCAATGGAAATGCCTGATGTGAATACAGATACCACCGATGGAAAGATAAAGCTTCCATCAGTGGCATTGCCGTCTGTTGATATCTCAGCTCCAAAGATGGACATTGACTTCAGCTTACCTAAAGGTAAAAGGGGTGACAAGGAGCAAGTAGGGCTGTTAAAGGGAGAAGATGAGAGACTTTCTTCTGGAGCCAGTTTTGATGTCCCAGATGTATCGCTGAAAATACCCAAGTTTACACTCCCGAAATTTGCgggcaaagtaaaaacagataatgTTGAACTGGACAGCAAGCATCTCAAAGCTGATATACAGCCTAGCCCTGCAAAGGTAGATATAGAAGGCAAATTTCCTTCAGTAGAATTTGATGTTGATGGCAAACCGAAAGAAAAAGATATGAAGATAAAAATGCCTAAAATGAAAATTCCTACTTTTGGTATTACAAAGAAGGATGAGGATGTAACTGTGATCACCCCAGATGTTGATACaaagattaaaaaaggaaaagtgcAAATGAAAAGCCCCACTATTGAACTTGAAGGCCCAGAGGGGAAAGTTAAATCACCAAAAATCAAATTCCCCAAATTTAAAATTTCATCACCAAAGACAAAACTGCCTGATGCCGAGGTTAAGATTGGTACTGAGAAAGGAGTTAAAGAGGGTGTTCAAACTCCAGATGTAACGATTGACATGCCTAAGATTTCAATGCCAAAATTTGGAACCAAAGATGGAAAAATGAATGTTGATGTCAGTGTACCTGAGGAAGGAAAACTTAAAATGCCATCTCTTGAAATTTCCCTCCCTACAGTTTCACATAAAGAGGGTGAGGTGCTGCTGCCAAAGGCAGAGGTTGATGTATCTGAAGCAGACATTAAAGGATATGAAGGTGATCTTAAAATCCCTAAAATGCCAAGTCTTGACATCTCTGCCCCCAAGTTTGAACTTGATATAAGTTTGCCTAAAGTTAAAGATGACTCTGCCTTAGATCCTAAGCTAGATATTAAAGCCAAGAAAGAAGGTGATCTTGATGGAACTGATTGGAAATTAAAAATGCCTCAAGTCGACTTACCTAAATTTGGCCACAAAGAAAAGAATATCAATCTGGAGCTTGACATTCCTGCAGGTAAAGCTGATGCTAAAATTGCTAAGCCTGAAATTTCCATATCAAAAGCAAGCGTAGATGTTCCTGACTTTGAAATGCAAGGCGCGGAAGGCAGGATTAAGATGCCAAAAATTAAAATGCCTAAAGTGGATATTTCTTTGCCCAAGGGGGATGGTGTTACAGAGAGTGAAGATAAGATTACAAGACCTGAGTTTGAAGATCCTGCTGCGGACGGCAAGATAAAGTTGCCTTCATTTGGAAAACTCTCCGCTCCTACGGTAAAAGCACCTGAACTGGACTTTGAACTCAGCTTGAGAAAACCTAAACATGAAACAGAAATAGAAGGTAACTGGAAAGGGAGAAAGGGGGCTGAAACTGACTTGGGTGTTACTTCAGAAAAATCAGAGTATTATATCAAGATGCCCAAAATGAAAATGCCAGAACTATCCATTTCTGGTCCACAGATCAAAGGTAGTGATCTTGAAATTGATGTGGGACTGTCAAAGTTGGACACCGGAAAAGAGAAGATTAAGGGGGACTTACCCAAAATACAAGGAAGTCCAGGTGTCACAATTAAGGCCCCAAAGATCAAAGCCCCAAAAGTAGATGCAGATGTGAAGGCACCAGAGGCTGATATTGAAGGAACAAGtggaaaatttaaaatgaaaattccaAAGTTTGGTTTATCCACAACAAAAGATGAGGGTGAAGTTAATGTAGACTTGCAGCAGGAGACCAAGTTTAAGGTTCCAGATGTGGGATTTAGTGTGACAAAAGATGGAGACCACAGCACCAATATTGACCTTTCCCTTCCTAAGGACAGTAAAGTCAAAGGTCCTAAAAAGGAAGGTAAGCTTGAAGTTGATTTGCCATCTGTCGAACTGGACATCCCAGAAGGTGGTATCAAGGTGCCCAAATTAAAGATTCCTAAAATTGGCGTGATGACATCCAAAGAGATGTTAGAAGGAGAAGTTGCTTTTGTGTCAGActcagaagaagcagaagaaaaagCAAAGAAGCATCATTTCAAATTTCCCAATGTAGAAATTTCAAGCTCTAAACCTAAAGGGTATGCAGAAGTAGATGTCAAAACTTCTGGGAGAGATATGGACCTTGAAGGGCAAACAGATGGACTAAAGTTAAAAATGCCCAAAATCACAGTACCCTCTGTCGGTTTTTCAGATTCAAAAGACCAGCACTATTCAACAGAACTGATCACCCCAGATTCTGATGCAGACATCAAAATTCCAAAAATTGACATTAAGGTTCCAAAAATTGACATTAATATTCCAAAGGTCGAAATTAAAGCCCCGGCCGTCAATGTAAAGGCCCCAGAAGAGGAATCATTGGAGATGGATGAGGAACATAAGTCCAAAGTTAAACTACCAGAGTTTGGAATTGCACTTCCTTCTGTCACACGGTTAGAAACTGAAACATCAGACGTAAAGTTAAAAGTCAAAGGACcacaaatcaaagttaaaaatgcTGAAGCGATTTCCAAATCACCACAGTCTGATGGGGATGCTGAAGGGCCAAAGATGCCAAAAGTaaaaaaagctgtttttgctTTTCCAAGGTTTAATGGGGCAGATGCGTCATTGAGTCATTCTCAAGGAGAAGTGAATCTGGGGGCTGGAGAAACTAAAACCAGAGTtcccaaaatcaaaatgaaacccACCTTTGGAAAGTTGCGTTCCAAAACAAAAGGGGCAGAAGTGAATGGGGATGCAGAAGAAATAGATGGAGAGGAAGACGAAAAacataaaactggaaaaatgaagaTTCCAAAAGTCACACTTGCAGTCTCTGCGAAGACAAGTGATGGGGCGGGATATCATGTGAATGGACAAAGTGACCCTGCTTCAACGAATGCATCTCAGCAAGACAAGAGTAAATTTGGGAAGATGAAGATTCCCAAAATTGAATTTTCCTCACCCTATTCCAAGGGGGCAGTAGATGAAGGGGAGGCTGAAATGAACATGAAGCTGGTCAAGGAAGAGGAAGCATCAATGTCAAATGGAGACAGTAAGGGCTTAAAATTTAAATCtccaaaaatcacattttcaggctttaaaaagaaaactggcAAAGAAGAGATTGAAAAGCCAGTGTCTTCCAGTGCCAGGACTGAAATGGCCTGTCTAGAATCTGGGGATAAACCCATCTCACAGTCTCCCAAGCCCAAAGTTTCCATAGGTTTGTTTTCCAGCAAATCCAGAGGAGAATACACTGTGGAACAAAGAACCAATGGTCAGGAGGCCCAAGAAGAAAGTGGCAAACATCATCTGGAAGGTAGAGGAGACAAGTCCCCCAAGTTTAAGCTCCCGAAATTCTCCCTCAGCCCCAAATCAAAAGGGGTCCTGGTGATAACCCCTGAGAGTTCCCCAAAGGCAAGCCAACGTTCCTCACAACAAAAGGAAGGGGAAGAATCATCTTCTGGTTTTAAAATCCAGATGCCAAGGGTGGGATTTAAGTCCCGTCAAGACGAGCACACATCGGAGGAGCGGATAATCATGGATGATGAGGATGAAAGTGTGATCATCGTGTCTAAGACATCTAAACACACAATAACAGAATCAGTGACTGAAAAATCCACCACCATTTAA